One part of the Pecten maximus chromosome 1, xPecMax1.1, whole genome shotgun sequence genome encodes these proteins:
- the LOC117336748 gene encoding fatty acyl-CoA hydrolase precursor, medium chain-like: MFFGKMTSFLTLCVTSLLAVHATDHSSPILDTPSGPIKGVVVPALGHDVIQFRNIPYAKPPIGELRFKKPVPIEPWTETLDGTAFGPSCIQYKELLEGVWEGLENQELSEDCLQLNVYVPRAISTSEKKAVMVMIHGGSFLIGQAAADDPSFLALKDVIVVSINYRLGIFGFLSTGDDVIRGNFAIWDMIESLKWVNRNIAAFGGDPERVTVFGESAGGFAASTLAVIPMNKGLFHRIIAQSGSVTSLMAFSRDTLRVAKAVAQELGCIPDPNATIDNKVLTDCFQTKTAEELLEVQMNKTMNVEYFGYFSLQSVLWPVVDAELFFEKPVVSLKDPNSEVSIFYRSLDVIAGTTSNEGSLTVYMFHEHQEKMNFDIKQGLPTPVLCEVLGPAVARDMYGDESLSDAICKEYSSEDQLQQSKNINYLYEDSCFVAPALQLVEFHAQERTSSNTYHYVYSQELNFTFMFPLPAWMDGMGAGHAMELPYLFGPASQNDKSLATEEGRAFTDVLVLYWTNFAKTGNPNGGSLVPWKPFSTTSRDYMELKFKPAQGQNLYERRMNFLLHDIPSMHRRDA, translated from the exons AT GTTTTTCGGCAAGATGACTAGTTTCCTGACTTTATGTGTGACGTCACTTTTAGCTGTACATGCCACAGACCATTCCTCTCCTATTCTTGACACTCCATCTGGACCAATCAAAGGCGTGGTCGTCCCAGCCCTGGGACATGATGTCATACAATTCCGGAACATTCCTTATGCAAAACCTCCCATAGGTGAGTTAAGGTTTAAGAAACCAGTGCCGATTGAACCGTGGACAGAAACCCTGGACGGTACAGCATTTGGACCgtcatgtatacagtacaaAGAACTTTTAGAGGGCGTGTGGGAGGGACTTGAGAACCAGGAACTGTCAGAAGACTGTCTACAACTGAACGTGTACGTACCTCGTGCCATATCTACATCTGAGAAAAAAGCTGTGATGGTTATGATTCATGGTGGGTCGTTTTTGATCGGGCAGGCCGCAGCTGATGATCCTTCCTTTCTTGCACTTAAGGATGTCATTGTCGTCAGTATCAACTATCGTCTGGGCATATTTGGTTTTCTTAGTACAGGAGACGATGTAATTCGGGGCAATTTTGCCATCTGGGATATGATAGAATCTTTAAAGTGGGTCAACCGAAACATTGCTGCTTTTGGCGGGGATCCGGAGAGAGTGACCGTATTTGGTGAGTCTGCTGGAGGCTTTGCCGCTTCTACGCTGGCCGTCATTCCTATGAACAAAGGTCTCTTCCATCGCATCATTGCTCAGAGTGGATCTGTGACCAGTCTCATGGCTTTTTCCAGAGACACATTAAGAGTAGCAAAGGCGGTGGCTCAAGAACTTGGATGTATTCCAGACCCTAATGCCACCATTGACAACAAGGTGCTAACAGACTGCTTCCAAACGAAAACAGCAGAAGAACTTTTGGAGGTACAGATGAACAAGACTATGAACGTTGAGTATTTTGGATATTTCTCATTACAGTCGGTACTTTGGCCGGTAGTGGATGCAGAATTGTTTTTCGAGAAGCCAGTTGTAAGCCTTAAGGATCCCAATTCAGAGGTGTCGATTTTCTACAGGTCCTTAGATGTGATAGCTGGAACTACTAGTAACGAAGGATCGCTTACAGTGTACATGTTTCATGAACATCAGGAAAAGATGAACTTTGATATAAAACAGGGGTTGCCGACGCCCGTACTTTGTGAGGTCTTAGGACCAGCCGTGGCCAGAGATATGTATGGAGATGAGTCCCTATCGGACGCTATTTGTAAGGAGTACAGCTCAGAGGACCAACTGCAACAAAGTAAGAACATTAATTATCTCTACGAGGATTCGTGTTTTGTTGCTCCGGCATTGCAACTCGTTGAATTCCATGCTCAGGAAAGAACGTCTTCAAATACCTACCATTACGTGTACAGCCAGGAACTCAATTTTACCTTTATGTTCCCACTTCCAGCCTGGATGGATGGGATGGGTGCTGGGCACGCAATGGAACTGCCTTATTTGTTTGGTCCAGCTAGTCAAAATGACAAATCTCTAGCCACGGAGGAAGGCAGAGCATTCACagatgttttagtgttgtactgGACAAACTTTGCTAAAACAGG GAATCCGAATGGTGGAAGTTTGGTGCCGTGGAAGCCCTTCAGCACTACGTCCAGGGACTACATGGAACTCAAGTTCAAGCCAGCCCAGGGCCAGAACCTTTATGAGAGAAGGATGAACTTTCTTTTACATGACATTCCTAGTATGCATCGACGCGATGCATAA
- the LOC117336785 gene encoding transmembrane protein 272-like: MAEETKLASSEVGMPQDSPPSYHATEDQSAVDMPEGLPPYGANGYNEPPPSYDSLFGKVKAAKASSSNNAQFAKSFVGILMGTLACTIIMGIFLAIPIAMTAIGGVYLHDCPAERYIPIYLLVAGVFGIIKNLSSLGQKLRNRKEGEDDDQKNVKTNPGDMLLNCFLFAWFIAGNVWVYRTYGNFTTVATSPLYCHPTCYYFAFWVITSTYILAGVICFLTCCGGIIAALTTGSKA; encoded by the exons ATGGCAGAAGAAACAAAATTG GCAAGCAGTGAAGTTGGGATGCCTCAG GACTCTCCACCATCTTACCATGCCACTGAAGACCAGTCAGCAGTGGACATGCCTGAGGGCCTACCTCCCTATGGTGCAAACGGATATAACG AGCCTCCTCCATCATATGATTCACTATTCGGGAAGGTGAAGGCTGCCAAAGCTTCCTCCAGCAACAATGCCCAGTTTGCCAAGAGTTTTGTGGGCATTCTTATGGGAACCT TGGCCTGTACCATTATAATGGGGATTTTCCTGGCCATTCCCATTGCCATGACAGCAATAG GAGGTGTTTATCTACACGACTGTCCAGCAGAGAGGTATATCCCCATCTATCTCCTTGTGGCTGGAGTGTTTGGGATCATCAAGAATTTGTCCAGTCTAGGACAGAAGCTAAGGAACAGGAAAGAAGGAGAAGATGATGACCAAAAAAATGTGAAGACTAACCCTGGAGATATGCTACTTAACTGCTTTCTGTTTGCCTGGTTTATTGCAG GGAATGTGTGGGTGTATCGTACCTATGGTAACTTCACTACTGTAGCCACTTCACCATTGTACTGCCATCCTACATGTTATTACTTTGCCTTCTGGGTCATCACATCAACATACATCTTGGCTGGTGTCATCTGCTTCCTGACATGCTGTGGAGGGATTATAGCTGCTCTTACTACAGGAAGCAAGGCCTAG
- the LOC117336739 gene encoding fatty acyl-CoA hydrolase precursor, medium chain-like — protein MFFGKMTSFLTLCVTSLLAVHATDHSSPILDTPSGPIKGVVVPALGHDVIQFRNIPYAKPPIGELRFRKPVPIEPWTETLDGTAFGPSCIQYKELLEGVWEGLENQELSEDCLQLNVYVPRAISTSEKKAVMVMIHGGSFLIGQAAADDPSFLALKDVIVVSINYRLGIFGFLSTGDDVIRGNFAIWDMIESLKWVNRNIAAFGGDPERVTVFGESAGGFAASTLAVIPMNKGLFHRIIAQSGSVTSLMAFSRDPLRVAKAVAQELECIPDPNATIDNKVLTDCFQTKTTEELLEVQMNKTMNVEYFGYFSLQSVLWPVVDAELFFEKPVVSLKDPNSEVSIFYRSLDVIAGTTSNEGSLTVYMFHEHQEKMNFDIKQGLPTPVLCEVLGPAVARDMYGDESLSDAICKEYSSEDQLQQSKNINYLYEDSCFVAPALQLVEFHAQERTSSNTYHYVYSQELNFTFMFPLPAWMDGMGAGHAMELPYLFGPASQNDKSLATEEGRAFTDVLVLYWTNFAKTGNPNGGSLVPWKPFSTTSRDYMELKFKPAQGQNLYERRMNFLLHDIPSMHRRDA, from the exons AT GTTTTTCGGCAAGATGACTAGTTTCCTGACTTTATGTGTGACGTCACTTTTAGCTGTACATGCCACAGACCATTCCTCTCCTATTCTTGACACTCCATCTGGACCAATCAAAGGCGTGGTCGTCCCAGCCCTGGGACATGATGTCATACAATTCCGGAACATTCCTTATGCAAAACCTCCCATAGGTGAGTTAAGGTTTAGGAAACCAGTGCCGATTGAACCGTGGACAGAAACCCTGGACGGTACAGCATTTGGACCgtcatgtatacagtacaaAGAACTTTTAGAGGGCGTGTGGGAGGGACTTGAGAACCAGGAACTGTCAGAAGACTGTCTACAACTGAACGTGTACGTACCTCGTGCCATATCTACATCTGAGAAAAAAGCTGTGATGGTTATGATTCATGGTGGGTCGTTTTTGATCGGGCAGGCCGCAGCTGATGATCCTTCCTTTCTTGCACTTAAGGATGTCATTGTCGTCAGTATCAACTATCGTCTGGGCATATTTGGTTTTCTTAGTACAGGAGACGATGTCATTCGGGGCAATTTTGCCATCTGGGATATGATAGAATCTTTAAAGTGGGTCAACCGAAACATTGCTGCTTTTGGCGGGGATCCGGAGAGAGTGACCGTATTTGGTGAGTCTGCTGGAGGCTTTGCCGCTTCTACGCTGGCCGTCATTCCTATGAACAAAGGTCTCTTCCATCGCATCATTGCTCAGAGTGGATCTGTGACCAGTCTCATGGCTTTTTCCAGAGACCCATTAAGAGTAGCAAAGGCGGTGGCTCAAGAACTTGAATGTATTCCAGACCCTAATGCCACCATTGACAACAAGGTGCTAACAGACTGCTTCCAAACGAAAACAACAGAAGAACTTTTGGAGGTACAGATGAACAAGACTATGAACGTTGAGTATTTTGGATATTTCTCATTACAGTCGGTACTTTGGCCGGTAGTGGATGCAGAATTGTTTTTCGAGAAGCCAGTTGTAAGCCTTAAGGATCCCAATTCAGAGGTGTCGATTTTCTACAGGTCCTTAGATGTGATAGCTGGAACTACTAGTAACGAAGGATCGCTTACAGTGTACATGTTTCATGAACATCAGGAAAAGATGAACTTTGATATAAAACAGGGGTTGCCGACGCCCGTACTTTGTGAGGTCTTAGGACCAGCCGTGGCCAGAGATATGTATGGAGATGAGTCCCTATCGGACGCTATTTGTAAGGAGTACAGCTCAGAGGACCAACTGCAACAAAGTAAGAACATTAATTATCTCTACGAGGATTCGTGTTTTGTTGCTCCGGCATTGCAACTCGTTGAATTCCATGCTCAGGAAAGAACGTCTTCAAATACCTACCATTACGTGTACAGCCAGGAACTCAATTTTACCTTTATGTTCCCACTTCCAGCCTGGATGGATGGGATGGGTGCTGGGCACGCAATGGAACTGCCTTATTTGTTTGGTCCAGCTAGTCAAAATGACAAATCTCTAGCCACGGAGGAAGGCAGAGCATTCACagatgttttagtgttgtactgGACAAACTTTGCTAAAACAGG GAATCCGAATGGTGGAAGTTTGGTGCCGTGGAAGCCCTTCAGCACTACGTCCAGGGACTACATGGAACTCAAGTTCAAGCCAGCCCAGGGCCAGAACCTTTATGAGAGAAGGATGAACTTTCTTTTACATGACATTCCTAGTATGCATCGACGCGATGCATAA